In Alkalihalobacillus sp. AL-G, the genomic stretch AAACTGTTGATTTGAAATGTTCGTTTGGGGAAAATAGAAGAAGATAAAGGAAGGTGAATGATAATGGACAATTTTTTGATCTTTTGGGCTCCTCCACTTGTTCTTTTGATTGGAATCGCCATTCTTTTTACCTGGGGTGCCAAAAAATAACTGTATAAAGCAATGGTATTGACACATCCTAATGACAAAAGTGTCGGAAGGGGAATACGTTAATGCCATTACAAACAAAGGATCAGCTTACTCTGCTTGCAGATATATTAAGAACCCACCAACTCGATCAATGTGGTTCTCAGTCAGAATGCCAGCAGTTAGAACGACTTACAAATTCATTACTGCAAAATCCAAGTACTCCCCCCGAATTGAGAGAAACGTTGTCATCCATACATACATACAGTCAGCAAGGCAACCAAGCTGGATCAATTAATGGGCATATACAAGGTCATCAGGGTCACTTGATGCAATGGATGACGACATTAAATTCTTAAAAGAGGAATGACCTGCTTAACTGATTCTAGCTTGAAATAATAAAAATCACCAAAACAATTAAAAATGAGCAAGCTTCACCTCAATAAACACTCGCACATGTTCCAGCTGCTGGTTCATAAAAACAATGATTTTTAAATTGACCAGAAAAAGGTTGACCGAACCATGTCTGAGGACATGGACCGTATGGATTAAAATACCAAAGACCATACTTCGCTGGGTGTTGCCTCCAATAATCCAAATTCTTTCTTGCTAATCTTTTCTCAACAGATCTCGCCCTGTTATAAAATACATTACCCTTTTGAACAGCTTCAAAAGAATAGTTTCCTCCTTGCACTTGATAGATGACTTCTCGGATTGTTCTTACATTTGCAAAATCTAAACAATCCGCTACGCCACGATTAACAATTATATTTCCGACATACAACATTCCTTGTTTCCCTTCACCTTCGGCTTCCGCTCTCATCATCCTAGCCATTAAGTCAACGTCCGCACTTGTATATTTTACTCTTGGCATTTTTTTCACCTCAAAAGTATTGTATGAAAAGAGCCTATTTTAATTTCATTATTTATGTAAAGAAAGAGCGATCTATTAAAAAACTCCCTTACCTTTTAAAATTTTTTTTCATAACTTGAACCCGGTCTTGAATAAAAGAATAAATGAGTCCAGCCAATTGATATTCATTTATTGCCCCCTCGCATATTGAACAAGAGAGACATCAGGAGCTGATATATCTAAGGATTTTGCAGCCAATATCAGGATAAACTGAGCGATAATAACAACTCACTACTCTAACACCATTTTATTAAATGATCGGACCAATAAAATACCCGACAAAGCAGTAAGTAGTATCTGAATTTCAGCCATTTTGAACATTTCGATGTAAAATGGATTTGCTACCCCAAACCAAATGCTCCAGTATAACCTTGGAATAAAGCATACAATCGCTAAGAAAATTGCAGGAATAAACAGCCAATTTACTTTTATATTGCCTTGCATAATATTTCTTAAGGCGTTCCATTCAATCAAAATTCCAAATAAAAATGCCCACAAACTCATTTTTAAAAGAGGAACTTGCGGTTGATACATTTTATCTAGCGCTTTTTGTAGTTCCCAAAAAGTATTAGTCATTAAATAAAGCAACACTAATATTCCTACGACAATAAATATGTAAAAGAATGTCTTTTTGTTGATAATACCACTCCTTAACTATAATATAATTACATTTTAACAAATCATTTCCCCAGTTCGTGGATAAACCCTCTTCTTCAACATAACTGCGCAATAGTTAGATATTAAACAAAAAAAGAGGCTTAGCCCTTCTTAATCTGTACCCCTTGTAAAGGACAATTTTAAAAAAGGCTAGGCTGCGTTAAGAAGATGATCTCTGTATTGAACGGGGGTCATCTTTTTCATATTCCATTGGTATCTATAGGAGTTGTAGTATTTAATGGCAGTTTTTACTTCCCGTTTAAGATCTTTCAGTGTTTTACAGGATTTTATTTCAGCTAAATCTTTGAAATGACCAAAAAAGGATTCCTGTGGGGCGTTGTCCCAACAATTCCCCCTTCTGGACATGGACTGGCCCAGTCGATGTTTCTTCACCAACTTTTGATATACAGGGCTGGTATAATGACTCCCTTGATCAGAATGGATGTAGGCTCCTTTAGCCAGTTTAACCTTCCTATTCTTCTTTAACTTCTTAAGCGTGTCCATAGCGATGTCGAGCGTAATTCGATCCGAAACATTATGGGCCAATACTTCATTGGTAGAGGCATCTATAATGGTTGATAAATAAGCCCTTTCCCCTTTCCCGAAGTAGAGATATGTGATGTCTGTAAGCAGCACCTTATAAGGTACTTCCTGTTTGAACTCTCTGTTAAGCTGGTTCGAAACGACTTTGTGCTCCTGGGTGGCTTTCATAATACGCTTGTAAGGATTCGCTCTCCGGATAGGACATACAATGCCATACTTGTTCATGACTCTCCCGATTCTTTTAAGGTTATAGACAATATTAAATTGACCTGCCAGTATCATTTTAATTTGGCGGGCTCCTTTTTTACGGTTCTTAAAGTGAAAGGCTTTGAGAATAACATCCCGGACAACTTCATCCTTTTTCTCTTTTTCCCTTCTTCGCTTTACTTGTTTCGCTGAAAAATAGTTATAGTAGCCTTGACGAGATACGCCTGCAGATTTACAAAGGTAAGTGATCATGTTTTTTAACTTATATTTCTCAATGATGTATCGAATGAGGACGAACTTCTGATCAGCTGATAAGATCAGTTCTTTTTCTTTAGCCCCCTTTCGGCGAACTTTATCTTTTTTAGCAATTCGTTCTCTGCTTTCAATAAATTATTTTCCGCCTCTAACCTTGCATATTTTTCTTCATTGGAAAGTTCTCTTTTCCTTGGTCTTCCTGATTGTCCTCTTCTTGCATCCTGAAGTCCCAGTGCTCCATTTTTACGATAGGCTTTCCCCCACCTTTCAGCAGAACATTTAATACGTCTAGTTCCAATAATCTCTGTATCAAACCCGTACTCTTCAAAAATCTCTCTAGAGAATTTCCCACGTTCCTTTTGAACAATAAACAGCTGCTTGAATTCATCAGTATAGGTGATGGCTTTTGAAGTAACGGACTTAACATAAGGATTTTTTGATAATAGTTCGATCTCTTTTTTTGTGAAGCATTTTTTACTCATGTGTGTTCTCCCATCCCATTTTTCACTCTAATTGTACACAAAAAGACCCTGCAGAGTAGACCTTTTTTTAATGTGTCTACTCTACAGGGTACAGTTTATCTTAGACAACGCTTCCTTTTCTCGAATATGTGAAAGTCTAAATTCATAACCACAGTTTATATTTCACACCCTGCGAATCAGCATGTGAATTTTAAGGCTTTTTTGGAAAACTGCATAACAGTATAAAACGCAAGAGACTTCGATTTGCGAAATCTCTTGCGTATAAATGTGCGAATTATTTAAGAACCGCTTGACCTGAGGCAGCCCTCTTGTGTGTTCAATGATAGATGTACTGATCCAAATGGGATAGATAATCCACCCAATAATCAGCCTGTTCAATTTGACCGCGATCCATGTGCCAGAAAACAGAATCAATCGTCTGGGCAACAATGTACCAATGCATTCGAACTTGAAGAGGCTTTGTCAATTGAATTCCATAGGAGTGGAGCCATTGTTCCCATTCATGATTCGGGATATACCAGTATAGCAGCATCGCAAGATCAAGAGCGGGATCTGCAATGACAGCCCCATCCCAATCAATCAAAAACAAGTGTTCTTCATCATTCAAAAGCCAATTGTTATGGTTTACATCACCATGACAGACAACATAATTATCGGTATGAACGTTTTGGACATTTGTATTTAAAAAGTGCAAAAATGGTTGTATTTCATTTCGGAACTTATCGTTCTTATCTAGTTTATCTTCAAGTTTAGTTACAACTTCAGCAGGTGTCACCGGATGTTTGCCCAACCGATGCATCATTGAAACGAGCTCCTGTGAACGGTGGATTTTGGATAGTAATTTGGCAACCAAATCCCTACTCATTTCGGCAGCCTTCAATTCACGGCCATCCAACCAGTGTTGTGCGGTGATCACATCGCCATTTTCCAAGCGTTTTGTCCATAGGAGTTTTGGGACTATGCCCTCTGCCGATAAAACAGCAAGGAAAGGTGAAGAATTCCGTTTAAGGAAAATCTTTTCTTCTCCAAATTGAGCGATATACGCTTCACCGGTTGCGCCGCCTGCAGGCTTGACCTGCCAGCCGCTTCCAAGAATATGTTTCAATGTGTTCACCTTCGTTTTCGTCATTCTACCTGTAAAGGGAGGTACAAAAAGAATCAAATGCTGACAAATGTTAATCTGTCTGAACTTATTGCCCCACACTTATAGTATCGACATGATGTAATAAATGCTAAGATGTTTTAGAAAAACAGTACAGATACAATATTTTAACACAGAACCCGATAAATTCGTAGCATAACTCTACGATTATTCAAAATAGGAAAACCCTAGATGATAATTGATCGACTTTGTTTAACCTCAATGTTGACAGGACTTTGACCAATGACCTCTCCATCGGCATGCACAGTGACCGGCCCCATTGTTGATAGTTCAATTTCTTTTCCGGTAAACATCTCAACTTCCTTCAGCTTTGTATGTATTCCGAAAAACACGGTCCCAAATAAGAAAAACAACTTCGAACGGGACAAATTATGTACAATACAAATATTCAGTATCCCATCATTAGGCTTCGCACCGGGGCTGATTTTCATCCCTCCACCGAAGTGCTCAATATTCGTAGTTGTTGCAAACCATACCTCTTCAAATCGGTATTCTCGTCCATCGATTGTAAGGTCCAGGTGAAACGGCTTGTAGGTCATCGCAACTTTTAGAAGCATATAAACATAGGCAAGAGTGCCGAGTCCGAATTTGTTGAATAATCCTTTCGACTTTGATTGATTCGTTTGCTTTGTCACTTCTCCATCAAAGCCTACACCTAGAGAACTGGCGAAATAGCCAGGCTTATGCTTGCGTTTTTCAAGTCGGTACTCGCCAAGGTCATAACGCTTTACGCGAATAGGACGATAGGACAATATTCGATTTAACGCTTTTATTGGCGATTTCGGGATATGATATCCTCTTGCAAAGTCATTTCCAGAGCCTGCTGATATGAACCCTACAGGTACTCGATCATGGTGAACGAGACCGTTGATCACTTCATGGACGGTACCATCTCCTCCGATTGCAATGATCCCTTTCAAATGGTCCTGATGCATGTGTGCCATTTGCTTCGCAAGATCTTCTGCATGACCAGGTCGTTCCGTCAGGAAACTTCGAAAATGAACGTTTTTCCGTTGCAGTTCACGCTTAATCTTTTTCCAAACCTTTGTCCCCCGGCCATTCCCCGCACAAGGATTGATGATGAAAATCAGAAGTTTCTTCATTTTTGTCGGCCACTCTCTTTTCGGTAATCTTTAACCTTTTTCAACAAAATGCACCGTATTTCCTCTATTACTGTATTGAATTTTTATCCTGGAAAACAACTGTCTGATTCAGGCCACATTTCATTGTTGTTTCGTAAAAAATGGCGAATTGACACCAGTGCATTAATCCGACGGTGATGAAAACCACTGCTCTGAATCTGAATCCCACTCAGGACGATGGTACGCTGTAACGATACAATGGTCGAGCATTGCTTTCGCTGCTTTTAGCTGAGTGAATTTTATCGGGCTAGGCTGTCGTTTAAGCCTCGAATGCCATTCCTCGAATGTCCGTCGATCAACGATTTTTATGTACGATGGGACTGAATCGTTGTCTACAAAGCCCTTTTTTGCAACAAGTGTATAATTGATCTTCATGTTTAATTGATCGTGATCGATAACCGTATCTATAAAATAGTTCATTCTTTGGATTGCTGGTACAGGACTAATCAATTGATTTGTATGCTTAGAGCCCTCCACCCTCCAAAAACGTTCGTTCAACCCTGAAACGATACTGTCTCTTTCAAGATCAAGAAAAACGAGACAGTGAATGGAGTCAGGACCGATTAAGATAACTTCAAGTTGTGTGGCTGCTTGTTTTAATTGAACGACCGGTTTATACAAAACAAGGTAGTTATCGGGCAGCTCCGTTAATAGGAACTTCAAATAAGGGTCGGATTGGTTACTCTGTGTCAGAGGTGACTTTTCTCGCAATGTTGAACTCGCCCATTTTAATTGAAATTGATAGAGTTCTCTTTTATACTTTTCTTTTAGTTCTTCAAAATCAGGAAGGCTGTCCATATCATGAATATCCTCGATAAACGGTTTCGACTCGCCAACCTTTTTTTGCCACCACTTTTTCTCTTTCACAGTTTCCTCAGGTTCATTTTGAACTGAAGCTTCATCAGCTCTTCGGTTTTGCCAATTTGTTTTGACCCGTTTCCAGCGATCTCTTTTTAACCGTATGTATTGGCCCGTATAACGAAAGACATCGGACTCATATCTCGATACACAGTCCTCTAATTTAAGTAGTTGTGCCATAGTTTCCTCCAATCTTGAAACAAGCCAAAAAAATAATAGTTAGCTAGTCATTTAATCCTGCAATCCGATAAAACTTCCTGGTCGGTTACGTAAAATGATTTGAACACAGGTCTCTATGACATAAATTCCTTATCAAAGAAGAACTTGAATACCGATTCGTAAATGAACCGCCATTAGTGTTCTTCCTGATCTAGTCTGAATCGGTGCCATGGAACGTACATCGGTTGCTGCTGTGGATGAATCTCATAAAGGATTATTTCATCCACCTTCCAGTCGAGTGATTCAAGGTAATCAGGAGTTGGTAATTCTTTTAGCGATACAGATTGTCCTGCTGCCCCATTCCACCGTTTCCCGATTGTAATATGTGGTCGATACGATCTGTTTTCAATACGAAAGCCTGCAGTACTGCACGCTGCCTCTACATCCCCTTGAAGCGATGAAAGCGGCTCAGATGGATTTACACCAAGCCAAAAAACACTCGGGGTCAACGGATTTCCGAAAACACCTATATCATTCAGCACTAGATGAAAAGGGTTATGAAACAGCATCTTTTTCTCGAGTTCAGCTTTCAGTCCATTCAATTGATTTTCTGATGAATCGCCTAGGAAAGAAAGTGTAATATGGTAGTCCCTTGTCCCCGTCCACTTTTTCAGGGGAAGAACCGATTTTGCTTGTGTAGAGAATGCGGCGATTTGCTGTTGGATCCGTTCTGGTAATGGTACTGCCAAAAATGTATGTCGTCCCATCGCAACCTCCATACTTAGTTTGTTCTTAGTTTACCAAAAAGAGCGAATGTCTTGTACGCTTTCTACTAATAATGTAAAAAGATATATGACTAAGACGGGAAAATAGAGAGGAATACTAGGATTTGATATACTTAGAACGATGATTTAAGATACCGAATTTAAGGAAGTGTATAAAGTGAAAGTCGTTAATAACATAGCTGAACTAATTGGAGATACACCATTTGTAAAATTGAATCGTTTACCAGATCCGGACGGCGCTGATGTATATTTGAAGCTAGAGTCTTTTAATCCGAGTGGAAGCATTAAAGACCGTGCAGCGTTCAATATGCTGACGGAGGCAGAAAAACAAGGAAGATTAAAGGCGGGCTCGACGATTATCGAACCGACATCCGGCAACACAGGAATCGGATTGGCGATGAATGCAGCAGCCAAAGGGTACAAAGCGATGATCGTCATGCCGGATACGATGACAAAGGAACGGATTAATCTTTTAAAAGCATATGGAGCCGAAGTCGTATTGACTCCAGGAGATGAAAAGATGCCCGGTGCGATCGCAAAGGCAAAGGAGCTCGTCAACGAGATCCCGAACAGCTTTATGCCCATGCAGTTCGAAAACCCAGCGAATCCTGATGCCCATCGGAATACGACAGCAATCGAGATCTTGGAAGCAGCAAAAGAAATCGGTAAGAATTTTAAAATGTTTGTCTCACCAGCGGGTACGGGTGGCACGATCACCGGAACTGGAGAAACGTTGAAAAAACATATGCCAAAACTTCATATCAAGGTAGTTGAACCACAAGGATCCCCTGTATTGTCCGGTGGAAAGCCTGGTAAGCATAAACTCGTCGGTACAAGCCCAGGGTTCATCCCGTCGATTCTCAACCAAGATGTGTATGATGAAATCCAACAAATTACCGATGTGGAAGCATACGATACAACACACAAGCTTGCACGAGAAGAAGGAATCCTTGTCGGACCATCCTCTGGTGCAGCAGTGTACGCTGCAATACAAGCGGCAAAAGATCTGACACCTGATGATGTGGTCATCTCAATGACGTGTGATTCAGGAGAACGCTACCTTTCAAGCGACCTGTTTGATTTTGAAGTAAAATAGAGTGACTGCTAAACCTCCTGGAATGGGAGGTTTTTTCTTTTTTTCACGTAAAGAAGTATAATAATACTTTCTTTAGTACAAGTGCAAGGGCCTTTAGGTCATCCTTTAGGGCTAAGGTTCAGCCTGCGCCGAGGCTTGGCTTTACCAAGTTTTCTTTGAAAAGAATTGTAAGAAAGTGATACATAATTGCGACTACCTATTAGAGGGGGGATCACTGGAATGGATACGGAGAGGTCTAAGTTACTCAATCAATGCTTAGAAAATTATTACGATGACATATTGAACTTCATGTATTTAAGGCTGAACAACCACCAAGATGCAGAGGATATGACGCAAACCGTTTTTCTGCAAATAATGAAGGCAATTGAAAACTATCGAGGTGAATCCTCATTGCGGACATGGGTATTCCAAATTGCCCGAAACACCTTGGTTAATGAATATCGGCAAAAAAGCTCACTCAAGCGCTTATTTGATCGACTGAAACAACATGTACGCTTTCAAAGTAATGAACCATCCCCTCATAAAAATATTGAACTTTTCTCGTTACTGGACTCGCTCAACGAACGGGACTGCGAGTTGATTATTTTAAAACACTATTTCGGTTTCACTTATGGAGAGATATCGAAAATAACCGGATTAACCTCAAGCAATATCGGTGTAAGGCTAGCTCGGGCAATCCAACTTTTAAATCGTGATCAAAATGATGGAGGTGATCATATTGAACAAAAAAGCCGATAACCTCTTTGATGATTTTCAACCGTTGAAACGCAATGAAAAAGCATATAATCGATTGGAGCGGAAACTGAATAACCGGTCGAACTCCTTTTTTATAAAGCAGCCGATTATGAAGTTCAGTGCAGCAATCATCGTTTTGTTCGTTTTCATAGGATCTGTAACGATATTCTTTTCCGGTTTATCTTTCTCTCCTTTTACATCATCAAGTCCTGAGGATACCGAAATGGCTAAGGTTACCAAACGACATTATATATTTTCCGATGAAAGTGAACATTGGACGGCAAAGGTGATTTCGAACTCGATTCAATTGGTTTCTGAACAAAATAATACAGTCCAACTCGAAGGATCAAGTGAATCCAACCTTCATTTAACCTTTAAGGGTAAGGATGTAAAATCCATTTCTGGCTTTAGTTATAAGATTGAAGGACCCGGGTTTAGTTCTGAATTAAATGAATCTAATCCTTTTTATAACGGCAATACTCTTACTTCCCACCTTACGAATGATATTATTTATAAAAATGAGTCCATTAAGGTGAAAGTAACATGGAATGGAAACCAAGAATCACTCACATTAACTTATGACGATTCTTCATCCTCAGAATCCCAATACAAGAGAGCGTTGAACCTTTCGCCAGTAACAATGAAAACGTACGAGGAATCCTTTGCCAAATGGGATACCAATGGGTTTGTTGGAGATGAGGGGTTCCAAATCAGCACTGTTTCCTGGGATGAGAAGATGATCCTTTTCGATCACTTTGAACCGAGTCTGTTGGCAAAAGGCGGCAGCCTTACACAATCTGTTATTTTCACGTTTCCAGATCAAGAGCTTTTTCCGTATAAACTCCGAATCAAAGCCAAACATTCGGATGGACATGAAATGATGATTTGGAAAGGGGATGTTTCCACACAATACGCCAAACAATATAACGATCGTTTAGCGGTCCCGGCCGTCGTCAAGTTTGGTAAGGAAGGAAAATGGAAGCTAACGGCTTTTTATGAGGATGAGAAGCTTGGTACGGTTTCAATTGATGTACGGAAACAAAACGACCCTCCTGAATACAACATGTTGTTCCAAGACGATAATGTTTGGGGATACAATTTCGGAATACGTTCCTTAATTGAAAAAAGTAGCGTAACACCGAATGCCCCCGTCTTGGTCACTGGGAAAAACCATATGCAAAAGGTGGCGTGGTTGTTCAGAAATATTTCTGATGGTCCTGTCATCATTATTGGACAACACGAATCCGGAATAGAACACTTTGTCAGCACCTTTGATTCCTTGATGGCTGGCATACACGGTGCAGATTTCCACCATATTGATGGTCCGCGATTTGAAAAAGAAGGGACTTGGAATGTCAAAGCATTCGCAGATGGAGAGTACCTCGGCAAGATCACCTTCTTGGTAAGACATACCGAATAAAGTAAAAAACAGGGTGACCCGGGCGTCATCCTGTTTTTATTGTGCTAGCTTTATTTAAAAAGTAGAAATTTATGATTAGAAGAATCAATCCTACAAACGTCATGGTCCCGAAGAACAGGTACATAGCAAATAGCGAAAACGCTTCGTAAATCATTCCTCCGAAAAATGTACAGAACCAGCTTCCAAGTCCATTTCCAACTGAGCTGTATAAGGCAACAGCGGTCACCTTAATATCTTTCGGTGCAATCTCGCGAACATATTGAAGTGCAGCAGGGATAAAGAGTCCGATTGAAAGTCCTTGTGCAATCGTTGTGGCATATACAACAGCCAAGGAAGGTTCAGTAAAATAGAATAACCAACGAAGTGCCGATATCAATGTTGCAGTTATAAGAATTTTTTCGATACCCGCCTTCCGGATCCAATTCCCTGAAAACTTCATAAAAGGTGCTTCACTACCGGTTGCAAGCAAAAAGGCGATCCCCACACCAATAAGTGTCCCCCCTAGCTCCTGAATGTAAAGCCCAAAATAAAAATTGTTCGAAAGGATCGGTCCGAACACGGAAAATGTCGTGAACAAGAACAAAACAAACTTCGGCATCCGAAACAGCTTGGAAATTCCTGTTCTTAGATCGACTTGGATGGTGTTGTTTTCTTTTGGCATTGAAAGTACAAAGAGCATACATAAAATAAGTACACCAGCAAAGCAGTAAAAAATTATTTTTAATCCCGTTGTTTCAGCAAGAGTTCCCATTACAAAAACTGCCAATGCAAATCCCACCGCTCCCCACAAGCGGAAGTTACCGTAATCTTTTTTCGTCGCCGTAACATAATTCAATGTAATACTGTCTGATACTGGGATGATTGCACTTTGGAAAACTGCAAGTAAAATCGAGAATATGATAAATGCTATGTACGAATCAGAAAATGAATACGGAATTGCAAGTAATCCTGTTAGGCACAATGCTAAAAGCAGCACACCTCTAGGCTTCCTTGTATAATCACAAATTACTCCCCAAATCGGTTGGGCGATAATCATGACAACTGGACTGACAGACAAGATTGCTCCAATCTGTGTCCCAGATAAATGAATTTCCTGCTTTAAGTATACACTCAACAATGGATATAGCGTTCCCATTCCGAAAAAGAAGAACAAATAAAATAGACTGATATTTACAGAGGTCTTGTCTACGCTTCGATACATATGTGTGTGTCTCCTATCCCTCTTATACAATGATTCCATTGTCGATTGTACCCTACTTTCCAGAGTTTGCAAAAAGATTGACTTCCGATTTTACTCTGGTCCTTTCTTTGGTTGTTCATGAGGAGCGTTTTCCCTTTTTCCCGCTCCAAACCATCCGTATGAACCCGCCATAGCGAGCGCTTCCCCTTTTTTCCTCGCTCAACTGTCTTCATAAACCTTCCATGAAGACACTTTGTTCGATGTTTCGCCATTTTCTGTCCTCATAACGAGTGAGTTGGACAAAGATATAAAGAAAACTCGGCGATTGCCGAGCCTTCAGGCGAGAGCAGAGAGTAGTTGCGCTTATACTATAGAAAGCATTTTTATACTTTCTTAACGTGTAAAAAAGACAGAATCCACAAAATGAGGATCCTGACTTTAACTAAAACTTTATCTCGCTAATTCATAAATCGCTTCAGCATATATGGCTGCAGCTTTTAAAATATTGTCAACATCAACATATTCATCCTTTTGATGAGCTAACCCTTCTTCACCCGGGAACAATGCTCCGAATGCTACCCCAGCATCCAATGATCGAGCGTACGTGCCGCCACCGATTGAAATCAAATGGCCTTCTTCCCCAGTCTGTTTTTCATAGACACCCATCAGTATTTTGATCAAGTGATGCTCTTTCGGAACATGGTGAGGCGTCAGGTGTTCAATCTCATTCAATTGATAACCGTATTGCTCACCAGTCTTGATCAATTTTACATGTGTCGTTTTAAAGTCGTGTTTGACAGGATAGCGAAGGTTCAAACCAAACCTTCCGCCTTCCTTAACTGAATAACTCATGATTCCCGTATTTAAAGTAAGAGGCCCAGTAATATCATCCTCATCCTTGATTTCAAGTTTACGTCCCTCCGTGTCATCGGTTAAATAACCATTAGCAAGATCGATAAACTTCTGACCTTCTTGATCGAAGGAAAAACGGGATAAAAATCTCAATAAATAAAAACCTGCATTCTTCCCTTTCTCTGGATGACTGCCGTGAAAAGATAGACCCTCTAGATGCAATGTAATATGGTCATTTTCTACACTCACATCGCCATCCACCTGATGTTCTTCAAGAAAGCGTTCAAAATCAGCCGACAGTGTTTCCTGATTCATCTTCCCCACTAAAACTGCCTCAGCATGATCAGGCACCATATTCAACCGTCTCCCAGATTGAAAGGATAATAACTGTACATCCCCACCGTTTGATTCTGACGTACTGACCTGCTTCCATTCACAATCGAACAAGCCTTTTTCAGCATAAATGATTGGAAAGCTGGCATCCGGTGCAAACCCGACAGTCGGCATCTCCTCATGCTTGAAATAGTGCTTTACACATTGCCAATTACTCTCCTCATCCGTACCAATGATCATCCGTACCCGTTTGTTCAGCTTCAGTCCAAGCTCA encodes the following:
- the pepV gene encoding dipeptidase PepV, coding for MKVNWKQEVENRREDFIQNLQSFLQIKSVLDPDTSKKGAPFGEGIRKALDYLLEKGGSDGFQSKDLEGYAAHLEFGEGEELVGILCHIDVVPEGDGWSSDPFAAELRDGKIFARGAIDDKGPTMAAYYAMKIINELGLKLNKRVRMIIGTDEESNWQCVKHYFKHEEMPTVGFAPDASFPIIYAEKGLFDCEWKQVSTSESNGGDVQLLSFQSGRRLNMVPDHAEAVLVGKMNQETLSADFERFLEEHQVDGDVSVENDHITLHLEGLSFHGSHPEKGKNAGFYLLRFLSRFSFDQEGQKFIDLANGYLTDDTEGRKLEIKDEDDITGPLTLNTGIMSYSVKEGGRFGLNLRYPVKHDFKTTHVKLIKTGEQYGYQLNEIEHLTPHHVPKEHHLIKILMGVYEKQTGEEGHLISIGGGTYARSLDAGVAFGALFPGEEGLAHQKDEYVDVDNILKAAAIYAEAIYELAR